A segment of the Asterias amurensis chromosome 11, ASM3211899v1 genome:
TCATCCAAAGAAATCATCCAGAAGCCATCACGACGAGACAAATTGGCGATCATCACTTGAAGGGTGGTTACAAGGAACACATCATTCTAAGGTTGGTATCTTCATAGTCCAAGTAAcgaaggcccaatttcataaagctgttaaagcagaaaattctgctgagccaatttctttgcttagcaggaaatgaGTGGGGTAGCAGTCGCAGCAATGGccttttggctggtagccttttTTGTGTGCTTTGCAAGTTGTCgcgcttacatgctttatgaaattgggcccacaaaGCTGTCAAGCAGAAAGTTCTGccaagcaaatttctttgctaagcaaaatataaGTGGGAGACCAGTCACAGCAGTGGTTTCTATGGTATTATGGATGGTAGCctatttttgttaaagccattggacactttcggtaaacagtattgtccaaggcccacacttcatgtatcacaacttatataagaaataacaaacctgtgaaaatttaggctcatttggtcatcggagtcgggagcaggaaaacccacccttgtttccgcacgtttcgccgtgtcatgacatgtgtttaaaataaatccgtattctcgatatcgagaattgatattgttttaatgttttctcgaaaagtaaagcatttcatgcaataatatttcaagagaagtctttcaccattaccttctgtaaacccactaagttttttgtaaatctttgaacttttaattttgtttctgttccaaaagtgtccaatggctttaagcaagatgtttgtgtgctaagcaagttATTATGCTCTCATACTTCATGCAGTTGCCCTGTGTAGGGCCAATGGTTTGCTATTTCAGAGGGTTGGTTCTGTTACATAGGGACCTCTTGCATTGACTGCCATTGTTAATGACGTTAACCTGCTAGATGAAATCATTTAtatatttgattattttttttgcttctTATGATGCtaaaacttaaagccattggaccctttcgatacagacaaaaaacaaaaagttcacagatttccaaataacttacagggtttacagaaggtagtggtgaaagacttcccttgaaatatattccatgaaatgctttactttttgaaaaaacagtaaaacaatatcaattctcaaacgagaattacagatttattttaaacacatgtcatgacacggcgaaacgtgcggatacatgggtgggttttcccgttttttttctccagactccgatgaccgattgagcctaaattttcacaggtttgttatttgatatagaagttgtgatacacgaagtgtgggccttggactatagtgtttactgaaagggtccaatggctttaatctgcAATAATTCAACGTAATTGTTGAGTATGTGAAATAAATTGtggtatttcattattttcttcgcTCTAGTGATGCTAAAACTAAACCTGTAGCAGTTCAAAGAAATTGTTGACTGTGTGAAATAAATTGTGGTATATGATTATTTTTCTTCGCTCTAGTGATGCTAAAACAGAACCTGTAATAGCTGAACCAGAGATCATAGGAGGGCTTCAACTGAATGGAATATGTGGCTTTTTAGCAATGTTCACCAATGGACTTCAAAAATCTCTCGTGGATGCGACGGGAACAAACCAACCCAATGTGGATATAGCGCACATGATAGCGGCGGAGTTTAGCGTGCAGTCTACGCTCAGTGGTGTCGCTCAAGGTGTGGTGGATAAGGTGATTCGCATTCACCACGATACTTACTTAGGGAACAGTTCTCGTGCCAAAGCATGTCAGAAACGAGAGGATATCACCCTCCTGGTGAGGGATTTTGGTTATCCTTTAGGGACTAGTGTGAATAGCCCCACTATGCAGTACAATCCAGTAACGGTTCCTTACCAACCTGGCAAGGTTTCAAGCGGACATCCGCCGATGCTTATTATCCCACCAAGGCCTGGTTTCCCCGGCCAGGCTTCTCCGCAGCCTATGAACCTAATCTCATTAGAACAAATGACGCCTCTATCGATAAACGTGGATCCGATGTCGCCAGCCTCATCACGTACTAGTACCATTGGGTCTCCAACGAGTAGCAGTGTGTCTACGCCATGCAGTAATCTCAACGATACAGACCCTAACACCACCCAGGAATCCCGGAGCAACACCAACGACAGCGACACTCAGAACAGTGGAGAGGAACCCTTTTTGTTTCAGCGTTTACATGTGGCTAGTCCACGCCCCAGACAGCCTGACGAGGAAGGCTACATTGAGCCGTACGTGGATTTCTCCGAGTTTCATGAAGTGTACGCCGCAGCGATAAGTGATCATCAACTATCTCAGTAggaaaaatgtaatattttaaaactgGTGCAAAAGTGTCCAAATGGTGTAtatattaatttaatatttgGTCACATTAACTGATTGATTCCAGTTATGATATAtactttgttttataaaatttgTCAAATTAAATTGTTGCGATCGACAAAAATAATGCAAATCGGTCTTTGCCAGCAAAAATGTCAAGAGTAACTGCTAACGGTCAGTTTGTGATTGGTTagtgttaagcccggttcatacttccggGTGTGCTTCTTGTTAATGGAAGTTTCTTGAGTcacaatagaaaaaaaacagcGCGTACCCATTATGGCGTCACCAAATTCCGcaatcacattcgcaggaagtatgaaccattACTGTGACGGGTTTTTCAAAGTCAAAGTCATTGGTCAGAGATGATGATTGACCACTCTCGCTGTGAGGTGCAGGGTTTGGCCCTTTAACAAagactagccagcaggaccagtcaGAGTATCATTTCACTAGTCCACTAGTTTTTTTCACCGGTCCATATATGtatttaattttcaagttttctttcaacacaaccaTTGGGACTTGTAATTAGAACTGATAGTGATATGATATGGTTTACATGAAGCAAAGGGACTTCAGCCAAAACTAgccagcatattgcgccacagcatcttgtaaaccattacatggtgctttattaaatgattaggtcttataattcaaatcgtagtcccacataccttgcaggaaatactgtttgttaaagtgccttgagcgtcactgagtgactgaCATGCGTGcttataagaagccattattattattattagttggaCCGAAATCCGACTTGTGgtccttgtgtgtgttttaactggcatttggccagcagactACTTAAGGAGAATCAGAACGCTGGAGTAGTCTTTGGTTAGTCTTGGTCacagtgattggtcaatgatgggTCAGTGTCCTTGTCATTGGTCATTGTCACCTGGACACAATGACAGCACGTGTCACGTTGGGCACTGGTGCCTATAACTCAGCTTTGCCCTGTAACTTGGCATGTGTGTCATAACTCATCTCGTTTTTAACCTTCCTACTGTCTCTCCATTtcatatcatccactgtggttttgaatgatagatgcactgtaccagcctgcaatatgattaCTAATTTATTACATGTGGTGAAaacatctacacagtacacagtcaaccctcctactgtctgaccattaaatatcatccactgtggttttggatCATGTGTAAACTATGCCAGCTTGCTATATCATATGgtaaatgcatctacacagtacacagtcgaCCCTCCTACAAtgtcctactgtctgaccattcaaacaTTCACGGTGGTTTTGGATCATGTATAAACTATGCCATCTTGCTAtttgatatcatgtggtgatgTGATGACTAT
Coding sequences within it:
- the LOC139944196 gene encoding TGF-beta-activated kinase 1 and MAP3K7-binding protein 1-like, which produces MATAAPPRHTRKQISTPSSVAQSPAPSWTDDLPVCHLSGIGFSTNQIYRPDGGREEEHECEDLFFRFRFDDEHYLYGVFDGHDGMHVADFARLRLPAELLFGQLMEIGDDDVVKKVLLQAFNTVDLGYFESIDGLLAERTNLKLQLPEDLSYYELCQQYPREVDKLQQLDSGICGGASANVALILGGKLYVANVGNSRTILCSKEQDGSLKIKQLSIDHTLQNEDEVLRLTQIGVDPALIQRNHPEAITTRQIGDHHLKGGYKEHIILSDAKTEPVIAEPEIIGGLQLNGICGFLAMFTNGLQKSLVDATGTNQPNVDIAHMIAAEFSVQSTLSGVAQGVVDKVIRIHHDTYLGNSSRAKACQKREDITLLVRDFGYPLGTSVNSPTMQYNPVTVPYQPGKVSSGHPPMLIIPPRPGFPGQASPQPMNLISLEQMTPLSINVDPMSPASSRTSTIGSPTSSSVSTPCSNLNDTDPNTTQESRSNTNDSDTQNSGEEPFLFQRLHVASPRPRQPDEEGYIEPYVDFSEFHEVYAAAISDHQLSQ